A genomic region of Ictalurus furcatus strain D&B chromosome 29, Billie_1.0, whole genome shotgun sequence contains the following coding sequences:
- the scpp5 gene encoding secretory calcium-binding phosphoprotein 5, producing MWSAVFCFSIISAVSAAPLYSFLQHYGNPMQSGPSNQAANDMFSPLHPHAGMTTPISMEILLPPRFPGSAGGQGSGPVS from the exons ATGTGGAGCGCCGTGTTCTGTTTCTCAATCATCTCAGCGGTCTCTGCAGCACCG CTCTACAGTTTCCTGCAGCATTATGGAAACCCGATGCAATCAGGACCGTCCAATCAg GCTGCGAACGACATGTTCTCGCCATTACATCCCCACGCTGGAATGACCACGCCCATCAGTATGGAGATT CTTCTTCCACCAAGATTCCCAGGATCTGCAGGAGGACAAGGATCTGGACCTGTGAGTTGA